From Stigmatopora nigra isolate UIUO_SnigA chromosome 5, RoL_Snig_1.1, whole genome shotgun sequence, a single genomic window includes:
- the LOC144196817 gene encoding ras-related protein Rab-11B-like, whose amino-acid sequence MGNRDDEYDYLFKVVLIGDSGVGKSNLLSRFTRNEFNLESKSTIGVEFATRSLQVDGKTIKAQIWDTAGQERYRAITSAYYRGAVGALLVYDIAKHLTYENVERWLKELRDHADNNIVIMLVGNKSDLRHLRAVPTDEARAFSEKNTVSFIETSALDSTNVEEAFKNILTEIYRIVSQKQISDRSAHDDSPGNNVVDISVPPTTDGQRGNKMACCQNL is encoded by the exons ATGGGAAACCGAGATGATGAATATGATTACTTATTCAAAG TTGTGCTGATCGGTGACTCCGGGGTGGGCAAGAGCAACCTGCTGTCTCGCTTCACCAGAAATGAGTTCAACCTGGAGAGCAAGAGCACCATCGGGGTGGAGTTCGCCACGCGTAGCCTTCAGGTGGATGGCAAGACCATTAAGGCTCAGATCTGGGACACGGCCGGACAAGAACGCTACCGAGCCATCACCTCGGC GTATTACCGGGGCGCAGTGGGCGCTCTACTGGTGTACGACATTGCCAAGCACCTGACCTACGAAAACGTGGAGCGCTGGCTGAAAGAGCTGCGGGACCACGCCGACAACAACATCGTCATCATGCTGGTGGGCAATAAGAGCGACCTGCGGCACCTGAGAGCCGTGCCCACCGACGAGGCGCGGGCATTTTCAG aaaaaaacacGGTGTCATTCATCGAGACCTCTGCCTTGGACTCCACAAATGTGGAAGAAGCCTTCAAGAACATCCTCACAG AAATCTACCGCATCGTTTCACAGAAGCAAATATCAGACCGGTCGGCGCACGACGACTCCCCGGGAAACAACGTGGTGGACATCAGCGTGCCGCCCACCACCGACGGACAAAGGGGCAACAAAATGGCGTGCTGCCAGAATCTGTGA
- the LOC144196558 gene encoding E3 ubiquitin-protein ligase MARCHF2-like isoform X3, with product MTLIRPLGMATGTCCPQPGASCDCAKDVGTGAEEERGSNGVDESEYPLLCVATLGGGRVYKTPHSDGGPMCRICHEGGCTEVLLSPCNCTGSLATVHKSCLELWLSSSNTNCCELCHARFDIQRTVRPFKLWLRDPGAHEERRLVVPQGRQGRPSAGQPAAEHGPHLAHTGPFQHLHPLDHGVPSLPL from the exons ATGACCCTTATAAGG CCTTTAGGCATGGCGACGGGTACGTGCTGCCCCCAGCCCGGCGCCTCGTGTGACTGCGCAAAAGATGTTGGGACCGGTGCAGAAGAAGAAAGAGGCAGCAATGGTGTGGACGAGAGTGAATACCCGCTGCTTTGCGTTGCCACACTCGGGGGAGGCCGGGTGTACAAAACCCCTCACAG CGATGGCGGGCCCATGTGCCGCATCTGCCACGAGGGGGGCTGCACGGAAGTCCTCCTGTCACCATGCAACTGCACGGGCTCGCTGGCCACCGTGCACAAGAGCTGCCTGGAGCTCTGGTTGTCTTCCTCCAACACCAACTGCTGCGAGCTCTGCCACGCCCGCTTCGACATCCAACGCACCGTCAGGCCTTTTAAATTG TGGCTGCGTGACCCGGGCGCCCACGAGGAGAGGAG GCTGGTTGTGCCTCAAGGGCGTCAAGGACGACCTTCAGCTGGGCAGCCTGCTGCAGAACACGGGCCTCATCTCGCTCACACTGGTCCTTTTCAGCATCTACACCCTCTGGACCATG